A single Fusobacterium hominis DNA region contains:
- a CDS encoding NAD(P)-dependent malic enzyme: protein MSNVYEKALELHEKKQGKISVVSKVEVKNREDLSLAYSPGVAEPCRRIAANKEDVYKYTAKGHMVAVITDGTAVLGLGDIGPEAALPVMEGKCVLFKEFGGVDAFPICLDTKDPEEIIRTVKLLAPGLGGINLEDISAPRCIEIETRLKNELDIPVFHDDQHGTAIVVVAGLINALKIVNKKVEDIKVVVNGAGAAGSSIIKLIKSLGAKNIIAVDRVGILTRDEKERYDFSKKELADITNPDNIKGGLKEAIVGADVFIGVSAPNLLTQDMVKTMNSDAIVFAMANPVPEIMPEDALAAGAAIVGTGRSDYPNQINNVLVFPGLFKGALRAKAKKITEDMKLAAAYGLAGLLKDEELKKDYIIPDAFDPRVAEAVAQAVEKIAKEQGICRE, encoded by the coding sequence ATGTCAAATGTATATGAAAAAGCTTTAGAGCTGCACGAAAAAAAACAAGGTAAAATATCTGTGGTTTCAAAAGTAGAAGTAAAAAATAGAGAAGATTTAAGTTTAGCTTACTCACCAGGTGTTGCAGAACCTTGTAGAAGAATAGCTGCTAATAAGGAAGATGTATACAAATATACAGCAAAAGGACACATGGTAGCTGTTATTACTGATGGAACAGCTGTATTAGGATTAGGAGACATAGGTCCAGAAGCAGCATTACCAGTAATGGAAGGAAAATGTGTATTATTTAAAGAGTTTGGTGGAGTAGATGCTTTCCCAATATGTTTAGACACAAAAGATCCAGAAGAAATAATAAGAACTGTTAAACTTTTAGCTCCAGGATTAGGTGGAATAAACTTAGAAGATATTTCTGCACCTAGATGTATTGAAATTGAAACAAGATTAAAAAATGAACTAGATATTCCAGTTTTTCACGATGACCAACATGGGACAGCTATAGTAGTTGTAGCAGGACTTATAAATGCACTTAAAATTGTAAATAAAAAAGTTGAAGATATAAAAGTTGTTGTAAATGGAGCAGGAGCTGCAGGAAGTTCAATTATTAAGCTTATAAAAAGCTTAGGAGCAAAAAATATAATTGCAGTTGATAGAGTTGGAATCTTAACAAGAGATGAAAAAGAAAGATACGATTTTTCTAAAAAAGAACTTGCGGATATTACAAATCCAGATAATATAAAAGGTGGATTAAAAGAAGCTATAGTTGGAGCAGATGTTTTTATAGGGGTTTCAGCTCCAAATTTATTAACTCAAGATATGGTTAAAACTATGAATTCAGATGCTATAGTATTTGCTATGGCAAATCCAGTACCAGAAATTATGCCAGAAGATGCTTTAGCAGCAGGAGCAGCAATAGTTGGAACAGGAAGATCAGATTATCCAAATCAAATAAACAATGTTTTAGTATTCCCAGGATTATTTAAAGGAGCTTTAAGAGCTAAAGCTAAAAAAATTACTGAAGATATGAAATTAGCAGCTGCTTATGGACTTGCTGGATTATTAAAAGATGAAGAATTGAAAAAAGATTATATTATTCCAGATGCATTTGATCCAAGAGTTGCAGAAGCTGTTGCTCAAGCTGTTGAGAAAATAGCAAAAGAACAAGGAATATGTAGAGAATAG